Proteins found in one Stigmatella erecta genomic segment:
- a CDS encoding vWA domain-containing protein → MSRTVLLLSAAALLALGALALGLPPPPPVLDTTHTVATPDEEAATEVLPWVASSGWGPLTLEGKLSGAWVQSGPSEAFAVLEVKAREPREQRRVPANVALVIDRSGSMRGQKMDDAKQAAREFISQVRPEDRVTLVHYGTDVTVFPATLATEYERERMYAFVEGIQDGGSTNISGALEAAAGQLMGATEFFKVSRIILLSDGQPTAGLQREEELFALARTLRGQGIAVSGLGVGENFNENLMQGIADQGGGFSGFLRSEQLAEVFTRELEQATSTVARAVEVRLTLPPAVHTVEVMGVNTVREGNEVRVPLYDMAGGQSARLVVKLSLETEASDDPLELLVATVHYINVETGRPAEAQVALTAKSTEKSKLVRAHLDKDVRVHAHRALGTQQMRAAAEEMKRGNRQSALSLMGSARSLFGASASALSGDIAELDRTRDAYENAQSESERRDHARSLQTKSIKNFGQENAY, encoded by the coding sequence ATGAGCCGCACCGTCCTGCTGCTGTCCGCCGCCGCGCTGCTCGCCCTCGGGGCCCTGGCACTGGGCCTGCCCCCGCCGCCCCCCGTCCTGGACACCACCCACACGGTGGCCACCCCGGATGAGGAGGCCGCCACCGAGGTGCTCCCGTGGGTGGCCTCCTCGGGCTGGGGTCCCCTGACGCTGGAGGGCAAGCTGTCCGGGGCCTGGGTGCAGTCAGGCCCCAGCGAGGCCTTCGCCGTGCTGGAGGTGAAGGCCCGGGAGCCCCGGGAGCAGCGCCGGGTGCCCGCGAACGTGGCGCTCGTCATCGACCGCTCCGGCTCCATGCGCGGGCAGAAGATGGATGACGCCAAGCAGGCCGCGCGCGAGTTCATCTCCCAGGTGCGCCCGGAGGACCGGGTGACGCTGGTGCACTACGGCACGGACGTCACCGTGTTTCCCGCCACGCTGGCCACGGAGTACGAGCGCGAGCGGATGTACGCCTTCGTGGAGGGCATTCAGGATGGGGGCTCCACCAACATCAGCGGCGCCCTGGAGGCGGCGGCCGGGCAGCTGATGGGCGCCACGGAGTTCTTCAAGGTGAGCCGCATCATCCTCCTGAGCGACGGGCAGCCCACCGCGGGCCTGCAGCGCGAGGAAGAGCTGTTCGCGCTGGCGCGCACCCTCCGCGGCCAGGGCATCGCCGTGAGCGGCCTGGGCGTGGGCGAGAACTTCAACGAGAACCTGATGCAGGGCATCGCGGACCAGGGCGGCGGCTTCAGCGGCTTCTTGCGCTCCGAGCAGCTCGCCGAGGTGTTCACCCGCGAGCTGGAGCAGGCCACGAGCACGGTGGCGCGCGCCGTGGAGGTGCGGCTCACCCTGCCGCCGGCCGTCCACACCGTGGAGGTGATGGGCGTGAACACCGTGCGCGAGGGCAACGAGGTGCGGGTGCCGCTGTACGACATGGCGGGCGGCCAGTCGGCGCGGCTCGTGGTGAAGCTGTCCCTGGAGACGGAAGCCTCGGACGACCCCCTGGAGTTGCTGGTGGCCACGGTGCACTACATTAATGTGGAGACCGGCCGCCCGGCGGAGGCGCAGGTGGCGCTGACGGCGAAGTCCACGGAGAAGTCCAAGCTGGTGCGGGCCCACCTGGACAAGGATGTGCGTGTGCATGCGCACCGGGCCCTGGGCACCCAGCAGATGCGCGCGGCGGCCGAGGAGATGAAGCGCGGCAACCGCCAGAGTGCCTTGAGCCTGATGGGCAGCGCCCGGAGCCTCTTTGGCGCGAGCGCCTCGGCACTGTCCGGGGATATCGCGGAGCTGGACCGCACCCGGGACGCCTACGAGAACGCCCAGAGCGAATCCGAGCGGAGAGACCACGCCCGCTCCCTGCAAACGAAGTCCATCAAGAACTTTGGGCAGGAAAATGCGTATTGA